The Malus domestica chromosome 13, GDT2T_hap1 genome includes a window with the following:
- the LOC114820373 gene encoding ethylene-responsive transcription factor ERF086-like, with protein MSMSTSQALEKPFEAFEQGQVQVDIAAVLQRSTLTPSSQSGERRGRRKQAEPGRFLGVRRRPWGRYAAEIRDPSTKERHWLGTFDTAEEAALAYDRAALSMKGSQARTNFIYSDNTTFHSLLSPFDVQTLLPQQSQFFTTQTAKQQLTNQNSPPHHSNMFQSDQTQFQNPNNIRSSSSAHHKDDECFFFSGNSSNSNSGYLACIVPDSCLRPPSDNDDPPNYTNSKALNIDQNCSFANPNNSTSATLPLDVMNVQAALEAPNNNNGDHQISCFDGFSHGFWDNQQPWEFNPMMTEDGCMGALYPIVENSSAYGSSSSFSCFGHSLF; from the coding sequence ATGTCAATGTCCACCTCCCAAGCCCTAGAAAAACCCTTCGAAGCTTTTGAGCAAGGTCAGGTACAGGTGGATATTGCTGCTGTGCTGCAGAGAAGCACACTTACTCCGTCCTCTCAATCCGGTGAGAGAAGAGGAAGGCGAAAGCAGGCCGAGCCTGGGAGGTTTCTCGGTGTGAGAAGAAGGCCTTGGGGGAGATATGCTGCTGAAATCAGAGACCCTAGCACTAAAGAAAGGCACTGGCTTGGCACATTTGACACTGCTGAAGAAGCAGCTTTGGCTTATGACAGAGCTGCCCTCTCCATGAAAGGCTCACAAGCAAGAACCAACTTCATTTACTCTGACAACACAACTTTCCACTCTCTCCTCTCACCCTTTGATGTCCAAACCCTTTTACCACAGCAATCACAGTTTTTCACCACTCAGACTGCTAAACAACAACTCACCAATCAAAACAGTCCACCTCATCATTCTAACATGTTTCAGTCTGATCAAACCCAATTTCAAAACCCTAATAATATTAGGTCATCATCATCGGCACATCATAAGGATGATGAGTGTTTCTTTTTCTCTGGCAATTCGAGTAATTCTAACTCGGGCTATTTGGCTTGCATTGTTCCTGATAGTTGCCTGCGGCCTCCTTCGGACAATGACGACCCCCCAAATTACACAAACTCAAAAGCTTTGAACATTGATCAAAATTGTAGCTTTGCAAACCCTAATAACTCCACTAGTGCTACACTTCCTCTAGATGTTATGAATGTGCAAGCTGCATTAGAAGCTCCTAATAACAACAATGGAGATCATCAGATTTCTTGCTTTGATGGATTCAGTCATGGATTCTGGGATAACCAGCAGCCATGGGAGTTCAATCCTATGATGACTGAAGATGGATGCATGGGAGCGTTGTATCCAATCGTCGAAAATTCGAGTGCTTAtggatcttcttcttcattctctTGCTTTGGacactcactcttttga